One Camelina sativa cultivar DH55 chromosome 3, Cs, whole genome shotgun sequence genomic window carries:
- the LOC104778599 gene encoding insulin-degrading enzyme-like 2: MYRHDNPETDKCAASMNVSVGSFSDPEGLEGLAHFLEHMLFYASEKYPEEDSYSKYITEHGGSTNAYTSTEDTNYHFDINTDSFDEALDRFAQFFIKPLMSADATMREIKAVDSEHQKNLLSDSWRLGQLQKHLSREDHPYHKFNTGNMDTLHARPEAKGVNTRSELMKFYDEHYSANIMHLVVYGKENLDKTQGLVEELFQDVRNTNKDIPRFPGQPCTLDHLQVLVKVVPIMQGHELSVIWPVTPSIYHYEEAPCRYIGDLIGHEGEGSLFHALKILGWATGLYAGEADWSMEYSFFNVSIDLTDAGHEHMQDILGLLFKQIKVLQQSGVSQWIFDELSAICEAFYNKVMITHTLYSKNIN, from the exons ATGTATC GTCATGATAACCCAGAGACTGACAAG TGTGCTGCTTCAATGAACGTTAGCGTCGGGTCGTTCTCGGACCCGGAAGGATTGGAAGGCCTAGCTCACTTCCTTG AGCATATGCTGTTTTATGCAAGTGAAAAATATCCAGAGGAAGATAGCTATTCCAAGTACATCACAGAG CATGGAGGGAGCACAAATGCGTATACATCCACTGAAGATACTAACTACCATTTCGATATCAACACTGATTCTTTTGATGAAGCTTTGGATAG GTTCGCACAGTTCTTTATCAAGCCATTGATGTCAGCTGATGCCACCATGAGGGAGATCAAGGCTGTCGACTCTG AGCATCAGAAAAACTTGTTGTCAGATTCTTGGCGTTTGGGCCAG TTACAGAAGCATCTAAGTAGAGAAGACCATCCATATCACAAATTTAACACAG GGAATATGGATACTCTTCATGCACGACCGGAAGCAAAGGGAGTGAATACAAGAAGTGAACTAATGAAATTCTATGACGAACACTATTCTGCCAACATCATGCATCTGGTTGTTTATGGCAAGG AAAACCTTGATAAAACTCAAGGTCTAGTGGAAGAGTTATTCCAGGATGTTCGAAACACCAACAAGGATATTCCTCGATTTCCTGGTCAGCCGTGTACTCTAGACCATTTGCAG GTACTTGTGAAGGTTGTCCCAATAATGCAGGGTCATGAGCTTAGTGTTATATGGCCTGTGACTCCTAGTATCTATCATTATGAAGAGGCACCATGCAGGTATATTGGTGATCTTATTGGTCATGAAGGTGAAGGAAGTTTGTTTCATGCCTTAAAAATCTTGG GTTGGGCAACAGGACTGTATGCTGGCGAAGCAGACTGGAGTATGGAATATTCTTTCTTCAATGTTTCGATTGATCTTACTGATGCTGGCCATG AGCACATGCAAGATATTTTAGGGTTGttgtttaaacaaattaaagtctTACAACAGTCTGGTGTTTCCCAGTGGATTTTCGATGAG CTCTCAGCTATCTGTGAGGCATTTTATAATAAGGTCATGATAACTCATACGCTATATTCCAAAAACATAAACTGA
- the LOC104765462 gene encoding tropinone reductase homolog At1g07440-like, producing the protein MSGAEQSHRWSLKGKTALVTGGTKGIGHAVIEELAGFGAVIHTCARDESQLNECLSKWKKKGFQVTGSVCDASLRTERESLMQTVSSMFGGKLDILINNVGAIRAKPTVDYTAEDFSFHISTNLESAYHLSQLAHPLLKTSGSGNIVLMSSIAGVVSLSVGSIYSATKGAMNQLARNLACEWASDGIRVNALAPAVIATPLAAAVYDDEFTKVVVSRKPLGRFGEPEEVASVVAFLCMPAASYITGQTICVDGGLSVNGFSYQPQV; encoded by the exons ATGTCTGGAGCAGAGCAAAGCCACAGATGGAGCCTTAAGGGCAAGACCGCACTTGTAACCGGTGGAACCAAAGGGATTGG GCATGCTGTAATAGAGGAACTTGCAGGATTTGGAGCAGTAATACATACTTGTGCCAGAGATGAATCTCAGCTTAATGAGTGTTTAAGCAAATGGAAAAAGAAGGGATTCCAAGTCACTGGTTCAGTCTGTGACGCATCTctgagaacagagagagagagcctaaTGCAGACTGTGTCTTCAATGTTTGGTGGCAAGCTCGATATTCTC ATAAACAATGTGGGAGCTATTCGGGCAAAGCCGACGGTGGACTATACAGCAGAGGATTTCTCGTTTCATATTTCGACCAACTTAGAATCTGCTTATCATCTGAGCCAGCTTGCCCATCCTCTTCTTAAGACTTCCGGAAGTGGAAATATCGTGCTCATGTCTTCTATTGCTGGAGTTGTATCGCTTTCTGTTGGTTCCATCTACTCTGCAACAAAAG GGGCGATGAACCAGCTAGCAAGGAATTTGGCATGCGAGTGGGCTAGTGACGGCATTAGGGTTAATGCTTTGGCTCCTGCAGTCATTGCAACTCCTCTAGCTGCAGCT GTGTATGATGATGAATTCACGAAGGTGGTGGTATCTAGAAAGCCATTGGGACGTTTCGGGGAGCCCGAAGAAGTAGCCTCGGTCGTGGCTTTTCTGTGTATGCCTGCAGCTTCGTACATAACTGGTCAAACCATTTGTGTAGATGGAGGTCTCTCTGTCAATGGCTTCTCGTACCAGCCACAAGTTTAA